A stretch of Natronococcus sp. CG52 DNA encodes these proteins:
- a CDS encoding GNAT family N-acetyltransferase, with protein sequence MPGPAFLLGDDVTLRTIEEADLEFLQTAVNDPRIWRPIGRSTPINAEQEREFFENVVCDDDGVHLLIAADSESVGTIGLDSIDWEARQAELGYWIAPEHHGRGYGTEAAALLVEHGFDQLGLHKISARVFEFNDASRRLLESVGFTEEGVHRDTEFIDGEFQDTHWYGLLEDEWRAE encoded by the coding sequence ATGCCCGGACCCGCGTTCCTGCTCGGCGACGACGTGACGCTCCGGACGATCGAGGAGGCGGACCTCGAGTTCCTGCAGACGGCGGTCAACGATCCGCGGATCTGGCGGCCGATCGGCCGATCGACGCCCATCAACGCCGAGCAGGAGCGCGAGTTCTTCGAGAACGTCGTCTGTGACGACGACGGCGTCCACCTCCTGATCGCCGCCGACTCGGAGTCGGTGGGGACGATCGGCCTCGACTCGATCGACTGGGAGGCGCGGCAGGCGGAGCTCGGCTACTGGATCGCGCCCGAACACCATGGGCGGGGGTACGGCACCGAAGCCGCTGCACTGCTCGTCGAGCACGGCTTCGACCAGCTCGGGCTCCACAAGATCTCCGCGCGCGTGTTCGAGTTCAACGACGCCTCGCGGCGACTGCTCGAGTCGGTCGGCTTCACCGAGGAGGGGGTCCACCGGGACACCGAGTTCATCGACGGCGAGTTCCAGGACACACACTGGTACGGACTCCTCGAGGACGAGTGGCGGGCCGAGTGA
- a CDS encoding NAD+ synthase, whose amino-acid sequence MIDLRFSDAELERRHDHITKFIRGQIDAAGVDGAVLGLSGGIDSTLVANLSVDALGAENVHGLVLPARVSGDENMSDAERVARNLEITHDVIEIEPIVDSLLGAYPEAESDHEAVGNARARVRAVLNYLVANHENRVVLGTGNRSEAAVGYFTKYGDGAVDCHPIGNLYKAQVRQLARHAGVPDDLVTKTPTAELWADQTDEEEMGIGYETLDSILATHVDGPLSVDATARELEIEPETVERIRGMYERSAHKRRVPPAPEPLD is encoded by the coding sequence ATGATCGACCTTCGGTTTTCGGACGCGGAACTGGAACGACGACACGACCACATTACGAAGTTCATCCGCGGGCAGATCGACGCGGCGGGCGTAGACGGCGCCGTCCTCGGACTCTCCGGCGGGATCGATAGCACCCTCGTCGCCAACCTCTCAGTCGACGCGCTCGGCGCCGAGAACGTCCACGGGCTCGTCCTGCCCGCACGCGTCAGCGGCGACGAGAACATGAGCGACGCCGAGCGCGTCGCGCGAAACCTCGAGATCACCCACGACGTGATCGAGATCGAGCCGATCGTCGACTCGCTGCTCGGCGCCTATCCCGAAGCGGAGAGCGACCACGAGGCGGTCGGCAACGCTCGAGCGCGCGTTCGGGCCGTGCTGAACTACCTGGTGGCGAACCACGAGAATCGAGTCGTGCTCGGAACGGGCAACCGCAGCGAGGCCGCCGTCGGCTACTTCACCAAGTACGGCGACGGAGCGGTCGACTGTCACCCGATCGGTAACCTCTACAAGGCACAGGTGCGCCAGCTCGCCCGTCACGCGGGTGTCCCCGACGATCTGGTGACCAAGACCCCCACCGCGGAGCTGTGGGCCGATCAGACCGACGAGGAGGAGATGGGGATCGGCTACGAGACGCTCGACTCGATCCTCGCGACCCACGTCGACGGGCCGCTGTCGGTCGACGCGACGGCTCGAGAGCTCGAGATCGAGCCGGAGACCGTCGAACGGATTCGCGGAATGTACGAGCGCAGCGCGCACAAGCGCCGGGTGCCGCCGGCCCCGGAGCCGCTCGACTAA
- a CDS encoding amphi-Trp domain-containing protein produces MAERTTSDDVMTRAELASYLSSLAQEFDDGSEEIAVAVGNKTVSLSPPENVNVSVDVVERSSILRGERETIAIELSWKP; encoded by the coding sequence ATGGCGGAACGGACGACAAGCGACGACGTGATGACTCGGGCCGAACTCGCGTCGTACCTCTCGAGTCTCGCCCAGGAGTTCGACGACGGAAGCGAAGAGATCGCCGTCGCCGTCGGCAACAAAACCGTCTCCCTCAGTCCACCGGAGAACGTCAACGTCTCGGTCGACGTCGTGGAGCGCTCGTCGATACTCCGGGGGGAACGCGAAACCATCGCCATCGAACTGAGTTGGAAACCCTGA
- a CDS encoding NAD(+)/NADH kinase, protein MDVAVGIVAQRDNERAQELAATLVETLERADDTVAVVDEETGTAIDSDHVPVAAMADRDLVVSIGGDGTLLFVAREVGSAPILGVNLGEVGFLNAVAPEAAVAAVRDLVATLRETGDVESRKLARLRASGDDWTLDPALNEILVHGPRRGRGGGVTVEIRVDGERYAESHADGVLVATPTGSTAYNLSERGPLVHPTADALVVTQMAAIDSMPPLVVDSDAEITLTVSGAETAYAISDGRNRQELEPPATVEVSVADDPVTLVGPQASFFDGLEKLE, encoded by the coding sequence ATGGACGTCGCCGTCGGAATCGTCGCACAACGTGACAACGAGCGGGCACAGGAACTCGCCGCGACGCTGGTCGAGACGCTCGAGCGAGCGGACGACACCGTCGCGGTCGTCGACGAGGAAACTGGGACTGCGATCGACAGCGATCACGTCCCGGTCGCGGCGATGGCCGACCGCGATCTCGTCGTGAGTATCGGCGGCGACGGTACGCTCCTGTTCGTCGCCCGCGAGGTCGGCAGCGCGCCGATCCTCGGCGTCAACCTCGGCGAGGTCGGCTTTCTCAACGCCGTCGCACCGGAGGCCGCCGTTGCCGCCGTCAGGGACCTCGTCGCGACGCTCCGGGAAACCGGCGACGTCGAGAGCCGAAAGCTCGCTCGGCTCCGGGCGAGCGGCGACGACTGGACGCTCGACCCGGCGCTCAACGAGATTCTCGTCCACGGCCCGCGGCGGGGCCGCGGCGGCGGCGTCACCGTCGAGATCCGCGTCGACGGCGAGCGATACGCCGAGAGCCACGCCGACGGCGTTCTCGTCGCCACGCCCACGGGGTCGACCGCGTACAACCTGAGCGAACGGGGACCGCTCGTCCACCCCACGGCCGACGCGTTAGTCGTGACACAGATGGCCGCGATCGATTCGATGCCGCCGCTGGTCGTGGATTCCGACGCAGAGATCACGCTTACCGTCTCCGGAGCCGAGACTGCGTACGCGATCAGCGACGGCCGCAACCGGCAGGAACTCGAGCCGCCGGCGACGGTCGAGGTTTCGGTCGCCGACGACCCCGTTACGCTCGTCGGCCCGCAGGCCAGCTTCTTCGACGGGCTCGAGAAACTCGAGTGA
- a CDS encoding DsbA family oxidoreductase, which yields MSDTEQIDRLTLYADYVCPFCYLGKQSLERYRDERDGSLEVEWHPFDLRRGKRNDDGSIDHSADDGKDDDYFEQARENVRRLREEYDVEMAQELAIEVDSLNAQLASWYVSGTYPDRWADFDAAIYEALWQDGRDIGDPDVLTALATDADLPEDEIREAIEDDGLRAELEDRFTDAQQQGVTGVPTFVHDGYAARGAVPPAQLERLIDGDD from the coding sequence ATGTCCGACACGGAGCAGATCGATCGACTCACGCTCTATGCCGACTACGTCTGTCCCTTCTGTTACCTGGGCAAACAGTCGCTCGAGCGGTACCGCGACGAACGAGACGGGTCACTCGAGGTCGAGTGGCACCCGTTCGACCTGCGGCGGGGGAAGCGAAACGACGACGGTTCGATCGATCACTCGGCCGACGACGGGAAAGACGACGATTACTTCGAGCAGGCGCGGGAGAACGTCCGTCGACTCCGGGAGGAGTACGACGTCGAGATGGCCCAGGAGCTGGCGATCGAGGTCGACTCGCTGAACGCACAGCTCGCCTCGTGGTACGTCTCGGGAACCTACCCGGACCGGTGGGCCGACTTCGACGCGGCGATCTACGAGGCCCTCTGGCAGGACGGACGCGACATCGGCGATCCCGACGTGCTGACCGCCCTCGCTACCGACGCCGACCTGCCAGAGGACGAAATTCGGGAGGCGATCGAGGACGACGGGCTTCGGGCGGAGCTCGAGGATCGGTTCACCGACGCCCAGCAGCAGGGAGTCACCGGCGTGCCGACGTTCGTCCACGACGGGTACGCGGCCCGCGGTGCGGTGCCGCCGGCGCAGCTCGAGCGCCTGATCGACGGCGACGACTGA
- a CDS encoding DNA-directed RNA polymerase subunit epsilon, whose product MYDDGVDSGPALQRDPDPDGRDGDRRLETRPGSGSLSRADVQRDSTVRQWGVVTPSATVIGRAESPDEELPESVRRLHDEQHGATPGYSERAHRLDRLRTTQALCNALDLTPWQRDLALGVMDEIDLTEFGSQRAIPKVALVVIRHVVDVDRQAYFGLDDIDASALSPDRMDELFGQYRAHDITDEEAFKRLAAQYGLDTTNLNRLRRVLKSQLEDELPAYGRNPYRDPNLPSLEARTDEESSDATGDSETDDAGE is encoded by the coding sequence ATGTACGACGACGGTGTTGACTCCGGGCCAGCCCTCCAGCGGGACCCCGATCCCGACGGCCGGGACGGTGACCGCCGCCTCGAGACGCGCCCCGGCTCCGGGTCACTCTCCCGAGCAGACGTCCAGCGCGATTCGACCGTCCGCCAGTGGGGCGTCGTCACGCCGAGCGCGACCGTCATCGGTCGCGCTGAGTCGCCCGACGAGGAGCTCCCGGAGAGCGTCCGGCGGCTCCACGACGAACAACACGGCGCGACGCCGGGATACAGCGAGCGCGCCCACCGACTCGACCGCCTGCGGACGACCCAGGCGCTGTGTAACGCCCTCGATCTGACGCCGTGGCAGCGAGACCTCGCGCTCGGCGTGATGGACGAGATCGACCTCACCGAGTTCGGCAGCCAGCGCGCGATTCCGAAGGTCGCCCTGGTCGTCATCCGCCACGTGGTCGACGTCGACCGCCAGGCGTACTTCGGCCTCGACGATATCGACGCCTCGGCGCTGTCACCCGACCGGATGGACGAGCTGTTCGGCCAGTACCGCGCCCACGATATCACGGACGAGGAGGCGTTCAAGCGACTCGCGGCCCAGTACGGCCTCGACACGACGAATCTGAACCGCCTCCGTCGAGTGCTGAAATCGCAACTCGAGGACGAACTCCCGGCCTACGGCCGTAACCCCTACCGGGACCCGAACCTGCCGAGCCTCGAGGCCCGCACCGACGAGGAGTCGAGCGACGCGACTGGCGACTCCGAGACCGACGACGCCGGCGAGTAA
- a CDS encoding nucleotidyltransferase domain-containing protein — protein MGSVPAHVRETVDDQLAEIERAHEVSVVLAVARGSHAWGAASPASDYDVGFVYAPTDLRRYAHLEGVDDVTLAERDAFEYQGWDVRKFAALLADSNDGAIDLLRSPIRYRAAYDPDELAAYVERTYNPIDLYHAWRGIAANNYRKYLSEHLVRSDGRLFPILEARADEYVVEDDDGTTTVSADDERFTETRTRLTVKRNLTVCRAAMAARYLRATGERGDHELPALEFETFLDQQAPSAFDAARIDRARALLERKRDGEGDVRVGDAVGRAFAHPSKRIDPEIHARDGPSRKRLDEFIDEMLETVR, from the coding sequence ATGGGATCGGTCCCCGCTCACGTGCGCGAAACGGTCGACGATCAACTCGCCGAGATCGAACGCGCCCACGAAGTGTCGGTCGTGTTGGCGGTCGCCCGCGGGAGTCACGCCTGGGGCGCGGCGAGTCCGGCGAGCGACTACGATGTCGGCTTCGTCTACGCGCCGACGGACCTGCGGCGGTACGCCCACCTCGAGGGCGTCGACGACGTTACCCTCGCGGAGCGCGACGCGTTCGAGTACCAGGGCTGGGACGTCCGCAAGTTCGCGGCGTTGCTCGCCGACTCGAACGACGGTGCGATCGATCTCCTCCGGAGTCCGATCCGATACCGCGCCGCGTACGACCCCGACGAACTGGCCGCGTACGTCGAGCGAACGTACAACCCCATCGACCTCTACCACGCGTGGCGAGGGATCGCCGCGAACAACTACCGCAAGTACCTCTCCGAGCACCTGGTTCGGAGCGACGGTCGGCTCTTTCCGATCCTCGAGGCGCGCGCAGACGAGTACGTCGTCGAGGACGACGACGGGACGACGACCGTTTCTGCGGACGACGAACGGTTCACCGAGACGCGGACGAGGCTGACGGTCAAACGAAACCTGACGGTCTGCCGCGCCGCGATGGCCGCGCGCTACCTGCGAGCGACCGGCGAACGCGGCGACCACGAGCTCCCGGCGCTCGAGTTCGAGACGTTCCTCGACCAACAGGCTCCGTCGGCGTTCGACGCGGCCCGAATCGACCGCGCTCGAGCGCTACTCGAGCGAAAGCGGGATGGTGAGGGCGACGTTCGGGTCGGCGACGCGGTGGGTCGGGCGTTCGCCCACCCGTCGAAACGGATCGATCCCGAGATTCACGCTCGAGACGGACCCAGTCGGAAACGACTGGACGAGTTCATCGACGAGATGCTCGAGACGGTACGGTGA
- the mptA gene encoding GTP cyclohydrolase MptA, whose product MSQQLPDVQASSPDVTVGLSQVGVTGVEKLVKIAREDKRPIVLTAEFEVFVDLPAWRKGADMSRNMEVIDEILEDATRDEAYRVEEVCGEVAERLLGKHDYTSRAEVSMEAEFMRREQTPASDRETQHTVDIIAAASATEEGTREEIGAKVVGMTVCPCSQGMSAARAKQTLEDLGVEEETITEFLDQVPQPGHSQRGHATLTVEANGDPDVDLNDVIDIARDSMSARIYNLAKRPDEDHMTYAAHADAKFVEDCVRSMAEGVVDEFDHLPDDAVVTMKQSNDESIHQHNAHAERIVEMDQLRSEVDD is encoded by the coding sequence ATGAGTCAACAGCTTCCGGACGTGCAGGCGTCGTCCCCCGACGTTACCGTCGGCCTGAGTCAGGTTGGCGTCACCGGCGTCGAGAAACTCGTCAAGATCGCCCGCGAGGACAAACGACCGATCGTGCTGACGGCCGAGTTCGAGGTCTTCGTCGACCTCCCCGCCTGGCGAAAGGGCGCGGACATGAGCCGCAACATGGAGGTCATCGACGAGATCCTCGAGGACGCCACCAGGGACGAGGCCTACCGCGTCGAGGAGGTCTGCGGCGAGGTCGCCGAACGACTCCTCGGCAAACACGACTACACTTCGCGCGCAGAGGTCTCGATGGAGGCGGAGTTCATGCGCCGCGAGCAGACGCCCGCGAGCGACCGCGAAACCCAGCACACGGTCGACATCATCGCGGCCGCCTCGGCGACCGAGGAGGGTACCCGCGAGGAGATCGGCGCGAAGGTCGTCGGAATGACGGTCTGTCCCTGCTCGCAGGGGATGTCCGCCGCGCGCGCGAAACAGACGCTCGAGGACCTGGGCGTCGAGGAGGAGACGATCACGGAGTTTCTCGACCAGGTGCCACAGCCGGGTCACTCCCAGCGCGGGCACGCGACGCTGACCGTCGAAGCGAACGGCGATCCGGACGTCGACCTCAACGACGTCATCGACATCGCCCGCGACTCGATGAGCGCGCGGATCTACAACCTCGCAAAGCGACCCGACGAGGATCACATGACGTACGCGGCCCACGCGGACGCGAAGTTCGTCGAGGACTGCGTGCGGTCGATGGCCGAGGGGGTCGTCGACGAGTTCGATCACCTGCCGGACGACGCCGTGGTCACGATGAAACAGTCGAACGACGAGTCGATTCACCAGCACAACGCTCACGCCGAACGAATCGTCGAGATGGATCAGTTGCGTTCGGAAGTCGACGACTAG
- a CDS encoding TrmB family transcriptional regulator: protein MASLRDLGLSEYEARAYRALLNTGPTTAKELSRASDVPMGRIYDVLNSIEQYNLVRSQTASRPKKYVAVEPSTALDRLLDDKKRELEEKAEQYESIVDNLASELDAADPVEEQFWTAAVGPEETVDLLLERLAAADEHIVMVFADPVPARDIQVVSEEIHAEIENALDRGVAVDILMTREMVNSLSPKVGERYRDVLQTRDNYDVRTNDAVTGSFNVIDSVEVCIQVPNPLSSGDAFGMIDLKDPEFAAKVNSEFVPRWEEAEQLVLDSGN from the coding sequence ATGGCCAGTCTCAGGGATCTCGGGCTCTCCGAGTACGAGGCTCGAGCGTACCGAGCACTGCTGAACACCGGTCCCACGACCGCCAAGGAGCTATCGCGCGCGAGCGACGTGCCGATGGGGCGGATCTACGACGTGCTCAACAGCATCGAACAGTACAATCTCGTCCGCAGCCAGACCGCGAGTCGGCCGAAGAAGTACGTCGCCGTCGAACCCTCGACCGCGCTGGATCGCCTGCTCGACGACAAGAAGCGCGAACTCGAGGAGAAGGCGGAGCAGTACGAGTCGATCGTCGATAACCTCGCCAGCGAACTCGACGCGGCGGACCCCGTCGAGGAGCAGTTCTGGACCGCCGCCGTCGGCCCGGAGGAGACGGTGGATCTGTTGCTGGAGCGGCTGGCGGCCGCGGACGAGCACATCGTGATGGTCTTTGCCGATCCCGTTCCCGCGCGAGATATACAGGTCGTCAGCGAGGAGATCCACGCGGAGATCGAGAACGCGCTCGACCGCGGCGTGGCAGTCGACATTCTGATGACACGAGAGATGGTCAACTCGCTCTCTCCGAAGGTCGGCGAGCGCTATCGGGACGTGTTACAGACGCGCGACAACTACGACGTCCGAACCAACGACGCCGTTACCGGCTCGTTCAACGTTATCGACAGCGTCGAAGTCTGCATCCAGGTTCCGAACCCGCTCTCGTCGGGCGACGCGTTCGGGATGATCGATCTCAAGGATCCGGAGTTCGCCGCGAAGGTCAACTCCGAGTTCGTTCCGCGGTGGGAAGAGGCAGAGCAGCTCGTACTCGACAGCGGCAACTGA
- a CDS encoding DUF255 domain-containing protein encodes MNDQTRVEWREWGQDAFDEAASADVPVLCSLTAAWCDHCHEMDAETYAEPRIAAHVNDGFVPVRVDVDRHPRVRDRYNMGGFPSTVFLAPDGNVLTGAGYLGPDGMRQVLDSVRTMWETKGSGAARVPRALREDEPPAGALSSDDEASMLGQLTEAYDEVAGGWGSGPKFPLPDALEFALKRDREMALRSFDAVSANLLDEYEGGFYRFATERDWSGLQHEKLLDSNAALVRAFANAYLHTGKDEYRDPAERTIEFLTTTLWNADADAFANSQAPGDAASYSLEPSEREAADDPPVDEGVFAGPNALAIEGLLTYYAYTDDERARRYAERALATLREELLVDGVVAHALEDGDTADEPVCLLSNQARGLAALTTAGSTLETDVLADATAIADATIDRLREGDSFVDSAADGVGLCDRPLRPLDANVALADGLAELAVLTGEDRYRRIARETLEDFAGASDRFGVQIAQYATVVSRLLEGPLVLRVGDDPGSDLHRAALRLADHEKVVVPGADGLESGTARVERGDQVSPPAETPEKLSDRVRTVLE; translated from the coding sequence ATGAACGATCAAACGCGCGTCGAGTGGCGCGAGTGGGGCCAGGACGCCTTCGACGAGGCCGCTTCGGCCGACGTCCCAGTTCTGTGTTCGCTCACCGCAGCGTGGTGCGATCACTGCCACGAGATGGATGCGGAGACCTACGCGGAGCCGCGGATCGCGGCACACGTCAACGACGGCTTCGTCCCGGTTCGAGTCGACGTCGACCGTCATCCGCGCGTGCGCGATCGGTACAACATGGGCGGCTTTCCGTCGACGGTCTTTCTCGCCCCGGACGGGAACGTCCTGACCGGCGCCGGCTACCTCGGCCCGGACGGGATGCGCCAGGTGCTCGACAGCGTCCGCACGATGTGGGAGACGAAAGGCAGCGGCGCCGCTCGCGTCCCCCGGGCGCTTCGAGAGGACGAGCCGCCGGCCGGCGCGCTCTCGAGCGACGACGAGGCGTCGATGCTCGGCCAGCTTACCGAGGCCTACGACGAGGTTGCCGGGGGCTGGGGGTCGGGACCGAAGTTCCCGCTGCCCGACGCGCTCGAGTTCGCGCTCAAGCGCGACCGCGAGATGGCGCTGCGCTCGTTCGACGCTGTCAGCGCGAACCTGCTCGACGAGTACGAGGGCGGCTTCTACCGGTTCGCGACCGAACGCGACTGGTCGGGGCTCCAGCACGAGAAGCTGCTCGACTCCAACGCCGCGCTCGTACGCGCGTTCGCGAACGCCTACCTCCACACGGGGAAAGACGAGTACCGCGACCCCGCCGAACGCACTATCGAGTTCCTGACGACGACGCTGTGGAACGCCGACGCCGACGCGTTCGCGAACAGTCAGGCCCCCGGAGACGCGGCGAGCTACAGCCTCGAGCCCTCCGAGCGCGAGGCTGCCGACGATCCGCCGGTCGACGAGGGCGTCTTCGCCGGCCCGAACGCGCTGGCGATCGAAGGGCTGCTCACCTACTACGCCTACACGGACGACGAGCGGGCACGGCGGTACGCCGAGCGCGCGCTCGCGACGCTCCGGGAGGAACTGCTCGTCGACGGCGTCGTCGCACACGCACTCGAGGACGGCGACACCGCCGACGAACCGGTGTGCCTGCTCTCGAACCAGGCCCGCGGGCTCGCCGCCCTGACGACGGCCGGGAGCACGCTCGAGACGGACGTCCTCGCAGATGCGACGGCGATCGCCGACGCGACGATCGACCGGCTCCGTGAGGGGGACTCGTTCGTCGACAGCGCGGCCGACGGCGTCGGACTGTGCGACCGACCGCTGCGACCGCTGGACGCGAACGTCGCCCTCGCCGACGGACTGGCCGAGCTCGCGGTGCTCACTGGCGAGGATCGATACCGACGGATCGCCAGAGAGACGCTCGAGGACTTTGCCGGCGCCAGTGACCGCTTCGGCGTCCAGATAGCCCAGTACGCGACGGTCGTCTCCCGGCTGCTCGAGGGGCCGCTCGTGCTCCGTGTCGGTGACGATCCCGGTTCGGACCTCCATCGCGCGGCGTTGCGCCTCGCGGATCACGAGAAGGTCGTCGTCCCGGGAGCCGACGGGCTGGAATCCGGTACCGCACGCGTCGAACGCGGCGATCAGGTCTCACCGCCGGCCGAAACTCCGGAGAAGTTGAGCGATCGAGTCCGGACAGTTCTCGAGTGA
- a CDS encoding FxsA family protein, whose translation MLRWILALLLIPFLDAVLLGFVATAYTGWTLMVLLVVLTGLVGMLLVRAEGRRTIRKMQRSLAEGRPPTNELLDGGFLIASGAFLLTPGLVTDLIGFLLVVPLTRIPIRTALKRYVIVPYADKKTGGFASGKVWTFGFPDENESGASRTESTDGGTYDLGKDAYSVDSNDEDSYTIEFGDEETDSSDDSDDPFAR comes from the coding sequence ATGCTCCGGTGGATCCTTGCGCTACTGCTGATCCCGTTTCTCGATGCGGTGCTCCTCGGGTTCGTCGCGACCGCCTACACCGGCTGGACGCTGATGGTCCTGCTGGTCGTGTTGACCGGTCTCGTCGGAATGTTGCTCGTGCGGGCCGAGGGACGGCGGACGATCCGAAAGATGCAGCGGTCGCTCGCCGAGGGGAGACCGCCGACCAACGAGTTGCTCGACGGCGGGTTCCTGATCGCCTCCGGAGCGTTTCTGCTCACGCCGGGTCTGGTCACGGACCTGATCGGCTTCCTGCTGGTCGTTCCGCTGACCCGGATCCCGATCCGAACCGCGCTCAAACGCTACGTGATCGTCCCGTACGCGGACAAGAAGACTGGCGGCTTCGCCAGCGGCAAGGTCTGGACGTTCGGCTTCCCGGACGAGAACGAATCGGGGGCGAGCCGAACCGAATCGACCGATGGCGGGACCTACGACCTCGGCAAGGACGCCTACTCGGTCGATTCGAACGACGAGGACTCGTACACGATCGAGTTCGGCGACGAGGAGACGGACTCGAGCGACGATAGCGACGACCCCTTCGCTCGGTAG
- a CDS encoding DUF7342 family protein — protein MEWTVRGHRYRTNHFVRWCDEKDIDNMNDLTGRHVHEYRLWRKEDGDLNTVSLQTQMCTIRVFLRWCGSIEAVDPDLHTKVMVPQVPPEEQQRDELESQLTELKAEQEELAAEYNVGSLTEFRERLATDELSAEELREHRNVIATWEAINTELGLVKHALQLYGDVVELSSSRTDSRSSFA, from the coding sequence ATGGAGTGGACCGTTCGCGGCCACCGCTACCGGACGAACCACTTCGTCCGCTGGTGCGACGAGAAAGACATCGACAACATGAACGACCTCACGGGGCGGCACGTACACGAGTACCGTCTCTGGCGGAAGGAGGACGGCGACCTCAACACCGTCTCGCTCCAGACGCAGATGTGTACGATCCGCGTGTTCCTCCGCTGGTGCGGATCGATCGAGGCGGTCGATCCGGACCTGCACACCAAAGTCATGGTCCCGCAGGTCCCGCCGGAGGAGCAACAGCGCGACGAGTTAGAAAGCCAACTCACGGAGCTGAAAGCGGAGCAAGAAGAGCTCGCGGCGGAGTACAACGTTGGATCGCTCACGGAGTTCCGAGAGCGACTCGCTACGGACGAGTTGTCGGCTGAAGAGCTTAGAGAGCATCGCAACGTGATCGCTACATGGGAAGCGATCAACACGGAACTCGGGCTCGTAAAGCATGCGCTCCAGCTGTACGGAGATGTCGTCGAACTCTCCTCGTCCCGAACCGACTCGCGTTCGTCGTTCGCTTAA
- a CDS encoding asparaginase: MDVTVLGTGGTIASTDATGGATPTRTGEQLLEAVPELEDYGTLTVEEVAHIPSYEMDAATLETVGERVRALDDDPTVDAVVVTHGTDTIEEAAYYLDVTVQPDTPVFLTGAQRRPDEVSPDGPSNLLSAVRAGRAFAKRGAGGTFVAFNESVHAARSVTKTHTSALETFRSVNAGPVATLDRDGVAVHRAPRAETRPLAATSLAATVFTIKSGSCVTGGLLEAALERDADGIVVEGTGLGNATAGIAEAAREAIDDGVPVVVASRCLEGRVTPVYGGDGGGERLREYGAIFAGDLPAQKARIRLALALEAYDDETGIRDAFAE, encoded by the coding sequence ATGGACGTGACCGTTCTCGGTACCGGCGGCACCATCGCGAGCACCGACGCGACCGGCGGTGCGACGCCGACACGAACGGGTGAACAACTCCTCGAGGCCGTTCCCGAACTCGAGGACTACGGCACGCTCACCGTCGAAGAAGTCGCTCACATTCCGAGCTACGAGATGGACGCGGCGACGCTCGAAACAGTCGGCGAGCGGGTGCGAGCGCTCGACGACGATCCGACGGTCGACGCCGTCGTCGTCACGCACGGAACGGACACGATAGAGGAGGCGGCCTACTACCTCGACGTTACCGTCCAGCCGGATACGCCGGTGTTTCTGACGGGCGCCCAGCGCCGCCCGGACGAGGTGAGCCCGGACGGGCCGAGCAACCTGCTGTCGGCGGTCCGTGCCGGACGCGCGTTCGCCAAGCGTGGCGCCGGCGGTACGTTCGTCGCGTTCAACGAGTCGGTTCACGCCGCGCGATCGGTGACGAAGACGCACACGTCGGCCCTCGAGACGTTTCGATCCGTGAACGCCGGGCCGGTCGCGACCCTCGACCGAGACGGCGTCGCGGTCCACCGTGCTCCTCGAGCCGAGACCCGACCGCTCGCGGCGACGTCGCTCGCCGCGACCGTCTTCACGATCAAGAGCGGGAGCTGCGTCACCGGCGGTCTGCTCGAAGCCGCACTGGAGCGCGACGCGGACGGGATCGTCGTCGAGGGCACCGGGCTGGGGAACGCGACCGCAGGTATCGCCGAGGCCGCCCGCGAGGCGATCGACGACGGGGTGCCGGTCGTCGTCGCGTCGCGCTGTCTCGAGGGACGAGTAACGCCGGTGTACGGCGGCGACGGCGGCGGCGAACGCCTTCGGGAGTACGGCGCCATCTTCGCCGGCGACCTTCCCGCGCAGAAGGCCCGGATCCGACTCGCGCTCGCGCTCGAGGCGTACGACGACGAGACGGGGATTCGGGACGCGTTCGCCGAGTAG